In the genome of Hyphomicrobium sp. ghe19, the window CGGTTATCGTTCTGGCGAGTTGCATGACTGACCTTATCCTGACGATTGATGGCAAACGGAAAACTGACGAACGAGGCCCGAACCTTTGTCGTCCAAGCGCTGGCTTGCTTCGATTATCCCGCCGACGTCGCTGACGCCGTCAAGAAGGAATTCGGCGTCGAGATCACCAAGCAAGCGATCGAGGCTTATGATCCGACTAAACGGGCCGGTAAAAATCTCTCGCGTCGATGGGCAATGATCTTCGAAGATACCCGGAGGGCGTTTCTCGATAGGCTCATCTCGATCCCGATCGCTCATCGATCGGTGAGGCTTCGCGCGATCCAGCGGATGGCCGAGAGAGCCGAAAGGCAGAAAAACTATCAGCTTGCCGCGCAACTACTTGAGCAAGCCGCAAAGGAAGTCGGCGACGCCTACACGAGCAGGCGGCTGCTCACCGGTGTGAACGGTGGCCCAATCCAGACTGCGAACAGTACGGAAGTAAACCTAAGCGACTCCGACGCTGAACTTGTCAGGCGCTTCTTGGGCTGATCTGAGCCAACAAAGATTCCGAGGAGCGTCGACGCTTTGCCATCGAGGCTTCGCGAACCGCGCTGGGTATCGAGTCCCAGTGTAGTTTTATAATGAGGCCGTCTCAGGGAGGGACCCGATCGAATGCCGACCCGTCAGCCAAGCACTTCAAGCAAGGGCTTCCTCAATGAACACGGATGTCCGTATAATCCGAAGAGTAGTCGAGCAATGCGCGGGGCTGACGCTCTAGATTAGACCCCTAAGTCACTACAAGCATCTTTTCGGCAGAAGCATGAGCACCCCGATCTGGCACCATTACATCCCTCAATTTCTTCAGCGGAACTTTCTCGACGAACGCGGAAAAATCCATGTATTCGAGAAAGGCGACCCAAATCGGCGCATCAGGGCGATGAGCCCAAAGTCTGCTTTTGCGTCTGAAGGGCTTAATACCTTCAGAGCCTCGGATGGAACCAGCAACTCGGATCTCGAAGTGTGGTACAGCAAATTCGAAAGCAAGGCTGCTCTCGTTGTACGAAAGATTGTACTTGCTGCTGAGGCTGGACGGGCTCCGCGTCTTTCAGCTGAAGAGAAAAATTTATGGGACAATTTCCTGTATCATCAGCAAAAACGAGCTCCAAACGCATTCGATCGCTATGCGAAGGATTTTGAAAAAGATTTGCCCGGATTTATCGAATGGTTCGAGCGTGAGCATCGACCCTTGACCGAAAAGGAACGCAACGACTTTCAAAAGCCAGAGGTCTTAGAGATGCTACGACAGCGGGCTATGGTCAGCGCTCGTGGGATGGGAGGTCAAGAGGTAGTGAATATTCTTGGCCGTCGCGGGATCGCCGTCGGAGTTATAACCGCGCCAAACAGAAGCTTTTTGCTCGGCGACGGAGATTGGGCTCGACTAGGTGAAACCGGTCGCCTTACTGATCAAAAGACAGAGCTATGGACACCGATTGCCCATAACGTCGCTGTATCGCCGTGGGGTCGAGAGGGCCAAGAACGTGCCATTTCTTTGGACATGAACCAAGTCCGCACGATCAATTGTCTGATCTATGAGAACAGCAACGTTGTGGGTGCTCGATCGCCTCTACTTATCAGATCGCTAGCAGGCATATAGTGAAGCGATCTGGCCGCCTCATTCTAAGCGCGGAGCAGACTAGAACTTATCTCCACTGCCATCCGCATAAAGAATCTCTTGCGGTTCAAACCGAACTTTCATGTTTTTCAAATCAGTTGATCTCACCCATTGCTGCTCTTCGATGAATTGATTGTATCTAAATCCTAGTTCTTTCTGCTCGAACTTGGCCCCGGGTTTAAGTGGATCGTCTATTGTCACTCGGATGCGATACTTCGCTTCGCCAAACAAATCCTCAAAGACCAGAATGCCCTTAATCGCTCGGGTCGGCAGTCGAAGCCGAGAGGTGTCCCAGGCAACATCGAAGACTACCAGATCCTCAACATTCCCCGCCCGATAATCGTGAGGAACGTAGCGCTTATGCGAAAGGGTGGGCACCAGCAGTACCCCGCTGGGAATAATCGACCCCGTCGACACCACCGGTTCGGAGACATCCCTTCCCGTTTCACTTGATTTCGTCGGAGGGAGCATTGGAGCGTTCAACGCGGGAGCCCAGACAATTCCGTACTTTGCTTTGAGGTACTCAATCCGCATCATCTCAAGCGAAAGTCGTGTTGTTGCGATTCCGCTCTCGATGATGCCCTTCACCAGTCCGCCGCTGTACTTTGCGCTTTCGGTCTGATTGGCAATGCGCTGTTCAAGGTCGTGCATCTCCTTTGCCACTTCTTCAGCACGTTTTTGGTCCGGGTTTGCTGCCGATACGACGATATCGACCCGCGCTCCCCCTTCGCTAGCCAAGACCCTCTGCTGCAAAATCGCGTCGTTTGTCTTTAAGATTTCCAGGCGCGACGCGATGAGTGATCCAAGCAGCCCGCCTGGATATTTTTGCTGCTCAGCCCGCGCGTCGGTTATTGCCTGCCCGACTTGCAAACGTTCCTGCTTGAGATCCGCAACGGAGTCCGCCGCCAATATTGGCGAACCGCTCAACGCAAAGCCTAGAGCGACAAGCTGAAATCGCATTGTTTGTGAAC includes:
- a CDS encoding DUF2280 domain-containing protein encodes the protein MANGKLTNEARTFVVQALACFDYPADVADAVKKEFGVEITKQAIEAYDPTKRAGKNLSRRWAMIFEDTRRAFLDRLISIPIAHRSVRLRAIQRMAERAERQKNYQLAAQLLEQAAKEVGDAYTSRRLLTGVNGGPIQTANSTEVNLSDSDAELVRRFLG
- a CDS encoding DUF4238 domain-containing protein; the protein is MSTPIWHHYIPQFLQRNFLDERGKIHVFEKGDPNRRIRAMSPKSAFASEGLNTFRASDGTSNSDLEVWYSKFESKAALVVRKIVLAAEAGRAPRLSAEEKNLWDNFLYHQQKRAPNAFDRYAKDFEKDLPGFIEWFEREHRPLTEKERNDFQKPEVLEMLRQRAMVSARGMGGQEVVNILGRRGIAVGVITAPNRSFLLGDGDWARLGETGRLTDQKTELWTPIAHNVAVSPWGREGQERAISLDMNQVRTINCLIYENSNVVGARSPLLIRSLAGI